A stretch of Babylonia areolata isolate BAREFJ2019XMU chromosome 23, ASM4173473v1, whole genome shotgun sequence DNA encodes these proteins:
- the LOC143298204 gene encoding uncharacterized protein LOC143298204 isoform X1, whose protein sequence is MMQSSHNNGKEDVSFFTSLRRLGREIDQGVKEIQKQLDGQLLACENKKHVALKGLLDRRKEMDTLKSNSRTLVSEMRQRGKKFDQSLQVCSELIDLQLQHLHSLQTHLMQYGFVTQPECDDSAEKAVQETKADELESSTTPTQKRETKEEVEKMDKLSPGLEDFGVSSFTLNMLNQHTKPASFKVPIVAVPVSRPQTRNEALRLNSVPDVFRNEGLTVSPSLFPAQSFDTGDRPSFEAFSPVMMSQGHLDHSEVDGDLQDRPSDVAKTLDFSDSPVPPVLQTPGIKQIPCLGEIVFPPPGERGSVARQLKPGDSVGVREDEGMDSPVPPVLSTPGIQQISSRTSAAHPSVNKTCAAQAGVYNPLDMPRTPDLTFSLKELEDMTVSFKHSDLSSTFCERSATISSYLDTSKSTQFAAQQGAPDRRAQHPPATSQPHRYVTDPKLPDCTISDYITARLAVSEPQLSSWSREGVGADGLELPSSPELTMSYSTYSKATTAATQPSTTFTSHPHTVHKHLEGPDWGEVCGGKGLLFSSADNTLIHQSQIGALSNMENEQCDMKSGLLDKFCVPPAKSACVSVYSSNTVSTVPEAHSGVLCSTENKLPPVTSEVCRKESHSAKGHALQYQPALHHQFTDGTLDLPATPKFWGTYHFMGSHH, encoded by the exons ATGATGCAGTCCTCCCACAACAATGGAAAGGAAGACGTGAGCTTTTTCACATCTCTTCGTAGATTGGGTCGTGAGATTGATCAAGGAGTTAAGGAGATACAGAAACAGCTGGATGGCCAACTGTTGGCATGCGAAAACAAGAAACATGTGGCTTTAAAAGGTTTGCTAGATCGCAGAAAAGAGATGGACACTTTGAAG TCAAACAGTCGTACACTGGTGAGTGAGATGCGGCAGAGAGGGAAGAAGTTTGACCAGAGTTTACAAGTATGCAGTGAACTGATTGATCTTCAGCTGCAGCATCTGCACTCCCTGCAGACTCATCTCATGCAGTATGGCTTTGTAACACAGCCAG AATGTGATGACAGTGCTGAGAAAGCAGTTCAGGAGACAAAAGCTGATGAGTTAGAAT CATCCACAACACCAACCcagaaaagggagacaaaagaagaggtggagaagatGGACAAGCTGTCCCCAGGCCTGGAAGACTTTGGCGTGAGCAGCTTCACCCTCAACATGTTGAATCAACACACAAAGCCTGCCTCCTTCAAGGTGCCCATTGTGGCTGTTCCTGTTAG CAGACCCCAGACAAGGAATGAGGCTTTGCGTCTCAATTCTGTGCCTGATGTGTTCCGGAATGAAGGACTGACTGTTTCTCCAAGTTTGTTCCCTGCTCAGTCCTTCGACACAGGGGATAGGCCCAGTTTTG AAGCCTTCAGCCCAGTCATGATGAGCCAGGGACACCTGGACCATTCAGAGGTGGATGGTGACTTGCAGGACAGACCCTCAGATGTGGCCAAGACCCTGGACTTCTCTGACAGCCCTGTCCCTCCTGTTCTTCAAACACCAGGCATCAAGCAGATTCCCTGCTTGGGAGAGATTGTCTTTCCTCCCCCA ggagagagaggatctgTTGCCCGACAGCTGAAACCTGgagacagtgtgggtgtgagggaagaTGAAGGGATGGACAGTCCTGTGCCCCCTGTCCTGTCCACTCCAGGCATCCAGCAGATCAGCAGCAGGACCTCGGCTGCCCATCCTTCAGTCAACAAGACATGTGCAGCACAAGCAGGGGTCTACAATCCCCTGGACATGCCCAGAACTCCAGATCTTACCTTCAGTCTCAAA GAACTGGAAGACATGACTGTATCCTTCAAGCACAGTGACCTCAGCTCCACCTTCTGTGAGAGATCAGCCACCATCAGCTCTTACCTGGACACGTCAAAGTCCACACAGTTTGCAGCACAGCAGGGTGCCCCAGACAGAAGAGCACAACACCCACCTGCAACCTCTCAGCCACACCGATATGTCACCGACCCCAAACTGCCTGACTGCACCATTTCTGACTACATCACAGCACGCCTGGCAGTATCAGAGCCTCAGCTGTCCTCATGGtccagagagggggtgggtgctgATGGTCTGGAGCTGCCATCCAGTCCAGAGCTGACCATGTCCTATTCCACCTACAGCAAAGCTACTACTGCCGCCACTCAGccctccaccaccttcacctcTCACCCACACACCGTGCACAAGCACCTGGAGGGGCCAGACTGGGGTGAGGTTTGTGGAGGGAAAGGGCTGCTGTTTTCCTCAGCTGACAACACATTGATTCACCAGTCACAAATAGGGGCTCTTTCCAACATGGAAAATGAACAGTGTGACATGAAGTCTGGCTTGTTAGACAAATTCTGTGTGCCTCCTGCTAaatctgcctgtgtctctgtgtattctTCAAACACTGTTAGCACTGTGCCTGAAGCCCACAGTGGGGTTCTTTGCTCCACAGAGAACAAACTGCCTCCTGTGACATCTGAAGTGTGCAGGAAAGAAAGTCATAGCGCCAAGGGGCATGCCTTGCAGTATCAGCCTGCTCTTCACCATCAATTCACTGATGGCACTTTGGACTTGCCTGCCACACCCAAGTTTTGGGGTACCTATCACTTCATGGGCTCTCATCACTGA
- the LOC143298204 gene encoding uncharacterized protein LOC143298204 isoform X2, translating to MMQSSHNNGKEDVSFFTSLRRLGREIDQGVKEIQKQLDGQLLACENKKHVALKGLLDRRKEMDTLKSNSRTLVSEMRQRGKKFDQSLQVCSELIDLQLQHLHSLQTHLMQYGFVTQPECDDSAEKAVQETKADELESSTTPTQKRETKEEVEKMDKLSPGLEDFGVSSFTLNMLNQHTKPASFKVPIVAVPVRPQTRNEALRLNSVPDVFRNEGLTVSPSLFPAQSFDTGDRPSFEAFSPVMMSQGHLDHSEVDGDLQDRPSDVAKTLDFSDSPVPPVLQTPGIKQIPCLGEIVFPPPGERGSVARQLKPGDSVGVREDEGMDSPVPPVLSTPGIQQISSRTSAAHPSVNKTCAAQAGVYNPLDMPRTPDLTFSLKELEDMTVSFKHSDLSSTFCERSATISSYLDTSKSTQFAAQQGAPDRRAQHPPATSQPHRYVTDPKLPDCTISDYITARLAVSEPQLSSWSREGVGADGLELPSSPELTMSYSTYSKATTAATQPSTTFTSHPHTVHKHLEGPDWGEVCGGKGLLFSSADNTLIHQSQIGALSNMENEQCDMKSGLLDKFCVPPAKSACVSVYSSNTVSTVPEAHSGVLCSTENKLPPVTSEVCRKESHSAKGHALQYQPALHHQFTDGTLDLPATPKFWGTYHFMGSHH from the exons ATGATGCAGTCCTCCCACAACAATGGAAAGGAAGACGTGAGCTTTTTCACATCTCTTCGTAGATTGGGTCGTGAGATTGATCAAGGAGTTAAGGAGATACAGAAACAGCTGGATGGCCAACTGTTGGCATGCGAAAACAAGAAACATGTGGCTTTAAAAGGTTTGCTAGATCGCAGAAAAGAGATGGACACTTTGAAG TCAAACAGTCGTACACTGGTGAGTGAGATGCGGCAGAGAGGGAAGAAGTTTGACCAGAGTTTACAAGTATGCAGTGAACTGATTGATCTTCAGCTGCAGCATCTGCACTCCCTGCAGACTCATCTCATGCAGTATGGCTTTGTAACACAGCCAG AATGTGATGACAGTGCTGAGAAAGCAGTTCAGGAGACAAAAGCTGATGAGTTAGAAT CATCCACAACACCAACCcagaaaagggagacaaaagaagaggtggagaagatGGACAAGCTGTCCCCAGGCCTGGAAGACTTTGGCGTGAGCAGCTTCACCCTCAACATGTTGAATCAACACACAAAGCCTGCCTCCTTCAAGGTGCCCATTGTGGCTGTTCCTGTTAG ACCCCAGACAAGGAATGAGGCTTTGCGTCTCAATTCTGTGCCTGATGTGTTCCGGAATGAAGGACTGACTGTTTCTCCAAGTTTGTTCCCTGCTCAGTCCTTCGACACAGGGGATAGGCCCAGTTTTG AAGCCTTCAGCCCAGTCATGATGAGCCAGGGACACCTGGACCATTCAGAGGTGGATGGTGACTTGCAGGACAGACCCTCAGATGTGGCCAAGACCCTGGACTTCTCTGACAGCCCTGTCCCTCCTGTTCTTCAAACACCAGGCATCAAGCAGATTCCCTGCTTGGGAGAGATTGTCTTTCCTCCCCCA ggagagagaggatctgTTGCCCGACAGCTGAAACCTGgagacagtgtgggtgtgagggaagaTGAAGGGATGGACAGTCCTGTGCCCCCTGTCCTGTCCACTCCAGGCATCCAGCAGATCAGCAGCAGGACCTCGGCTGCCCATCCTTCAGTCAACAAGACATGTGCAGCACAAGCAGGGGTCTACAATCCCCTGGACATGCCCAGAACTCCAGATCTTACCTTCAGTCTCAAA GAACTGGAAGACATGACTGTATCCTTCAAGCACAGTGACCTCAGCTCCACCTTCTGTGAGAGATCAGCCACCATCAGCTCTTACCTGGACACGTCAAAGTCCACACAGTTTGCAGCACAGCAGGGTGCCCCAGACAGAAGAGCACAACACCCACCTGCAACCTCTCAGCCACACCGATATGTCACCGACCCCAAACTGCCTGACTGCACCATTTCTGACTACATCACAGCACGCCTGGCAGTATCAGAGCCTCAGCTGTCCTCATGGtccagagagggggtgggtgctgATGGTCTGGAGCTGCCATCCAGTCCAGAGCTGACCATGTCCTATTCCACCTACAGCAAAGCTACTACTGCCGCCACTCAGccctccaccaccttcacctcTCACCCACACACCGTGCACAAGCACCTGGAGGGGCCAGACTGGGGTGAGGTTTGTGGAGGGAAAGGGCTGCTGTTTTCCTCAGCTGACAACACATTGATTCACCAGTCACAAATAGGGGCTCTTTCCAACATGGAAAATGAACAGTGTGACATGAAGTCTGGCTTGTTAGACAAATTCTGTGTGCCTCCTGCTAaatctgcctgtgtctctgtgtattctTCAAACACTGTTAGCACTGTGCCTGAAGCCCACAGTGGGGTTCTTTGCTCCACAGAGAACAAACTGCCTCCTGTGACATCTGAAGTGTGCAGGAAAGAAAGTCATAGCGCCAAGGGGCATGCCTTGCAGTATCAGCCTGCTCTTCACCATCAATTCACTGATGGCACTTTGGACTTGCCTGCCACACCCAAGTTTTGGGGTACCTATCACTTCATGGGCTCTCATCACTGA